Proteins encoded together in one Catellatospora citrea window:
- a CDS encoding 4-(cytidine 5'-diphospho)-2-C-methyl-D-erythritol kinase, with amino-acid sequence MTEAWTLGDDDDDLAGALSGPVRVRVPAKINLHLGVGPLRSDGYHELHTVYHAISVYDEVTARAGDTLSLTMQGEGVGELELDDSNLIIRAAHALAATAKVPAQARLHLRKTIPLAGGLAGGSADAAATLVALDALWGTGLGRDELARIAATLGSDVPFLLYGGTALGTGHGEAVSPVLARANRWHWVVAFADGGLSTPRVYGELDRMRAAGTAPAPLNSSDDLLSALRQRDPAVLGAALGNDLQAAALSLRPALADTLDVGDKAGALASLVSGSGPTCVFLARDEAHGADLAQALRESGLCRGVQQAYGAVHGARIG; translated from the coding sequence GTGACAGAGGCGTGGACGCTCGGCGACGACGACGATGACCTGGCGGGAGCCTTGTCAGGACCGGTCCGGGTGAGAGTGCCCGCGAAGATCAACCTGCACCTCGGGGTCGGCCCGCTGCGGTCCGACGGCTACCACGAGCTGCACACCGTGTACCACGCCATCTCCGTGTACGACGAGGTCACCGCACGAGCCGGGGACACGCTCAGCCTGACCATGCAGGGCGAGGGCGTCGGCGAGCTGGAACTCGACGACAGCAACCTGATCATCCGGGCCGCGCACGCGCTGGCCGCGACCGCCAAGGTGCCCGCCCAGGCCCGGCTGCACCTGCGCAAGACGATCCCGCTAGCGGGCGGCCTGGCCGGCGGCTCCGCCGACGCCGCCGCGACCCTGGTCGCGCTGGACGCGCTGTGGGGCACCGGACTGGGCCGCGACGAGCTGGCCCGGATCGCCGCCACGCTCGGCTCCGACGTGCCGTTCCTGCTGTACGGCGGCACCGCGCTGGGCACCGGCCACGGCGAGGCGGTCAGCCCCGTGCTGGCCCGCGCCAACCGCTGGCACTGGGTGGTGGCGTTCGCCGACGGCGGCCTGTCCACCCCCCGGGTGTACGGCGAGCTGGACCGGATGCGCGCCGCCGGCACCGCGCCCGCCCCGCTGAACAGCAGCGACGACCTGCTCAGCGCGCTGCGCCAGCGGGACCCGGCGGTGCTCGGCGCGGCGCTGGGCAACGACCTGCAGGCGGCCGCGCTGTCCCTGCGGCCCGCGCTGGCCGACACGCTCGACGTGGGCGACAAGGCCGGCGCGCTCGCCAGCCTGGTCTCCGGCAGCGGCCCGACCTGCGTGTTCCTGGCACGTGACGAGGCACACGGGGCCGACCTGGCTCAGGCGCTGCGCGAGTCGGGCCTGTGCCGCGGGGTGCAGCAGGCATACGGAGCCGTGCACGGCGCCCGGATAGGCTGA
- a CDS encoding DUF4383 domain-containing protein — protein MASHMPVNHSLRPLYRGLALLAGLFVLAFGVLGYLDSQGEPLLNQGEASALGLKTNPAFSYASIAAGVAVLLATLVGRNLDRFVDMWVGVGFMIVGTAMLALMHTESNVLNFTMATCIVSYLIGSVLFTAGMYVKVGSAAKATAEEKHRVGAA, from the coding sequence ATGGCTTCCCACATGCCCGTCAACCACTCCCTGCGCCCGCTGTACCGCGGGCTCGCCCTGCTCGCCGGGCTGTTCGTGCTGGCGTTCGGGGTGCTCGGCTACCTCGACAGCCAGGGCGAACCGCTGCTCAACCAGGGCGAGGCCAGCGCGCTCGGCCTGAAGACCAACCCCGCCTTCTCGTACGCCAGCATCGCCGCCGGTGTCGCGGTGCTGCTGGCCACGCTGGTCGGCCGCAACCTGGACCGGTTCGTCGACATGTGGGTCGGCGTCGGCTTCATGATCGTCGGCACCGCGATGCTGGCGCTGATGCACACCGAGTCCAACGTGCTCAACTTCACGATGGCGACCTGCATCGTCTCGTACCTCATCGGCTCGGTCCTGTTCACCGCCGGGATGTACGTCAAGGTCGGCTCGGCCGCCAAGGCCACCGCTGAGGAGAAGCACCGCGTCGGCGCAGCCTGA
- a CDS encoding ABC-F family ATP-binding cassette domain-containing protein produces the protein MANIINLDRVGKGYGPTGPLLTDVSLGLDDADRIGVVGLNGAGKSTLLRMLTKAEDPDSGRVTHRRDLRVSALPQALDLAPDLTVRDVVLGDAWLPAAFEAEHEWAGDSGVRNILDGLGMPGLGLDQPVGPMSGGERRRIALAALLVRPTDLLILDEPTNHLDIAGVNWLARYLNESLRGALVVVTHDRWFLDAVCNHIWEVADQQVRAYDGGFAAWILARAERERVAAVTESRRQNLLRKEIAWLRRGPPARTSKPKFRIDAANALIADVPEARDQVTLAKLATARLGRQVYDLENVTLYAGPKLILDDVTWHVGPGDRIALLGANGAGKSTLLRLLAGVTEAAGFRAGQTVRPAFLSQELAELPGELRLLEAVEQVARRVKLGDRELSASQLAEVFGFTDRRVWTPVADLSGGERRRLQMLRLLAGEPNVLILDEPTNDLDTDTLASLEDLLDTWPGTMIVASHDRYLVERVCDKVYGLFGDAKIRHLPGGVDEYLQRVDHDAAQAAGATVGVKELKAERTGGPSAAEVRAAKKEVSRVERQIDKLDQRVAKVHAQMAEHATDFAKIAELDATLKALQDERGLLEDEWLNLAELISE, from the coding sequence ATGGCCAATATCATCAATCTGGACCGGGTCGGCAAGGGCTACGGCCCGACCGGTCCCCTGCTCACCGACGTCTCCCTCGGACTCGACGACGCCGACCGGATCGGCGTGGTCGGCCTCAACGGCGCGGGCAAGTCGACCCTGCTGCGGATGCTGACCAAGGCCGAGGACCCCGACTCCGGGCGCGTCACCCACCGCCGCGACCTGCGCGTGTCCGCGCTGCCGCAGGCGCTGGACCTGGCCCCGGACCTGACCGTACGCGACGTCGTGCTCGGCGACGCCTGGCTGCCCGCCGCATTCGAGGCCGAGCACGAGTGGGCCGGCGACTCCGGCGTCCGCAACATCCTCGACGGCCTGGGCATGCCCGGCCTCGGGTTGGACCAGCCCGTCGGGCCGATGTCCGGCGGCGAGCGGCGTCGCATCGCGCTCGCCGCGCTGCTGGTGCGCCCGACCGACCTGCTGATCCTCGACGAGCCCACCAACCACCTCGACATCGCGGGCGTCAACTGGCTGGCCCGCTACCTCAACGAGAGCCTGCGCGGCGCGCTGGTCGTGGTCACCCACGACCGGTGGTTCCTGGACGCGGTCTGCAACCACATCTGGGAGGTCGCCGACCAGCAGGTGCGGGCGTACGACGGCGGCTTCGCCGCGTGGATCCTGGCCCGCGCCGAGCGGGAGCGGGTCGCCGCGGTGACCGAGTCCCGCCGTCAGAACCTGCTCCGCAAGGAGATCGCCTGGCTGCGCCGCGGCCCGCCGGCCCGCACCTCGAAGCCGAAATTCCGCATCGACGCGGCCAACGCGCTCATCGCCGACGTGCCCGAGGCCCGCGACCAGGTCACCCTGGCCAAGCTGGCCACCGCCCGGCTGGGCCGCCAGGTGTACGACCTGGAGAACGTCACCCTGTACGCGGGCCCGAAGCTGATCCTGGACGACGTCACCTGGCACGTCGGCCCCGGCGACCGGATCGCCCTGCTCGGCGCGAACGGCGCGGGCAAGTCGACGCTGTTGCGGCTGCTGGCCGGGGTCACCGAGGCGGCCGGTTTCCGGGCCGGCCAGACGGTGCGCCCCGCGTTCCTGTCCCAGGAGCTCGCGGAGCTGCCCGGCGAGCTGCGGCTGCTGGAGGCCGTCGAGCAGGTGGCCCGGCGGGTCAAGCTCGGCGACCGGGAGCTGTCGGCGTCGCAGCTGGCCGAGGTGTTCGGCTTCACCGACCGCCGGGTGTGGACCCCGGTCGCGGACCTGTCCGGTGGCGAGCGCCGCCGGCTGCAGATGCTGCGCCTGCTCGCGGGCGAGCCGAACGTGCTGATCCTCGACGAGCCCACCAACGACCTGGACACCGACACCCTGGCCTCGCTGGAGGACCTGCTCGACACCTGGCCCGGCACGATGATCGTGGCCAGCCACGACCGTTACCTGGTCGAGCGCGTCTGCGACAAGGTGTACGGCCTGTTCGGCGACGCCAAGATCCGGCACCTGCCGGGCGGCGTCGACGAGTACCTCCAGCGCGTCGACCACGACGCCGCGCAGGCCGCCGGCGCGACGGTCGGGGTCAAGGAGCTGAAGGCGGAGCGCACCGGCGGCCCGAGCGCCGCCGAGGTGCGGGCGGCGAAGAAGGAGGTTTCGCGGGTCGAGCGGCAGATCGACAAGCTCGACCAGCGGGTGGCGAAGGTGCACGCGCAGATGGCCGAGCACGCCACCGACTTCGCGAAGATCGCCGAACTGGACGCCACCCTCAAGGCGCTGCAGGACGAGCGCGGGCTGCTCGAGGACGAGTGGCTCAACCTCGCGGAGCTGATCTCCGAATAG
- a CDS encoding DUF4383 domain-containing protein: protein MHLPVNHRLRPQWRFLAGLSGAYLLVFGIVGAIRTAGEPFFSRGDTEALGLKTNPAFAWLSIIVGVVVLGGAIIGRNIDHFINIWAGGVFMLAGLIMLTVMQTSANKLNFEISTCVVSFILGTIMLIAGMYGKVGTPAESIAEEVLRHSTRPGDKFAVKPHANK from the coding sequence ATGCATCTACCGGTCAATCACCGACTAAGGCCCCAGTGGCGCTTCCTGGCGGGACTGTCGGGTGCGTACCTGCTGGTGTTCGGCATCGTCGGCGCCATCCGCACCGCCGGTGAACCGTTCTTCTCCCGTGGCGACACCGAAGCGCTCGGCCTGAAGACCAACCCCGCGTTCGCCTGGCTGTCGATCATCGTCGGCGTGGTCGTGCTCGGCGGCGCGATCATCGGCCGCAACATCGACCACTTCATCAACATCTGGGCCGGCGGCGTCTTCATGCTCGCCGGGCTCATCATGCTGACCGTCATGCAGACCTCGGCGAACAAACTCAACTTCGAGATCTCCACCTGCGTGGTCTCGTTCATCCTCGGCACGATCATGCTAATCGCCGGGATGTACGGCAAGGTCGGCACACCGGCCGAGTCCATCGCCGAAGAGGTCCTGCGCCACAGCACCCGCCCCGGCGACAAGTTCGCCGTCAAACCCCACGCCAACAAGTAG